A single Eremothecium sinecaudum strain ATCC 58844 chromosome VIII, complete sequence DNA region contains:
- the SER1 gene encoding O-phospho-L-serine:2-oxoglutarate transaminase (Syntenic homolog of Ashbya gossypii AGR288W; Syntenic homolog of Saccharomyces cerevisiae YOR184W (SER1)), which translates to MVLTREQPHFFGAGPAQLPTVVLQQAAADLIDYQGLGLGIGEISHRSKEAGKVIDDCKKHVKELLGVPETFEVFFMQGGGTTGFSSIASNLTAAKVGRDQKPGTAAYLVTGAWSEKAVQEAERLGISTEVIFNTKKASGDFVSIPATSEWVDKVTADKHSYVYLCENETVHGVEWPEVPLELAAKGVPVVADLSSNIFSREIDVNRYDLIMAGAQKNIGLAGLTIYIIRKTLLEDISKVPESQLRDMGVPIAPIASHYPTVVKNNSAYNTIPIFTLHIIDLVLQHLLKRGGLQSQQSVNEEKAKMLYEALDQHSDFYNLPVDKKVRSKMNVIFTLKKDGLNDKFVEEAAKLRLTGLKGHRSVGGFRASLYNAVDISSVRLLADFVVRFAQENAQ; encoded by the coding sequence ATGGTGTTAACTAGAGAACAACCGCACTTCTTTGGTGCAGGTCCAGCTCAGCTACCCACTGTAGTGTTACAGCAAGCGGCAGCAGACTTAATTGACTATCAGGGGTTAGGTTTGGGTATAGGAGAGATTTCTCACCGTTCCAAGGAAGCTGGGAAAGTGATTGATGACTGTAAGAAGCACGTCAAAGAATTACTAGGAGTCCCAGAGACCTTTGAAGTGTTTTTTATGCAGGGAGGTGGTACCACAGGTTTTTCTTCTATTGCGTCGAATTTGACAGCGGCAAAGGTTGGCAGAGACCAGAAACCGGGTACAGCTGCTTATCTGGTGACCGGTGCATGGTCTGAGAAGGCAGTTCAAGAGGCAGAACGGTTGGGTATTTCTACAGAGGTGATTTTCAATACGAAGAAGGCGTCAGGTGATTTTGTCAGTATCCCAGCTACTTCAGAATGGGTTGACAAGGTGACGGCGGATAAGCACTCTTATGTTTACCTATGTGAGAATGAGACTGTCCACGGTGTGGAATGGCCAGAAGTTCCTCTTGAATTGGCTGCTAAAGGTGTTCCAGTGGTTGCTGATCTTTCTTCAAACATTTTCTCCCGTGAGATTGACGTTAACCGGTACGACTTGATCATGGCCGGCGCCCAAAAGAACATTGGTTTGGCCGGTTTGACGATATATATTATCCGTAAGACATTGCTGGAGGACATTAGCAAGGTTCCAGAGTCGCAGCTCCGTGATATGGGCGTGCCTATTGCCCCAATTGCTTCTCACTACCCTACTGTTGTGAAGAACAATTCTGCATACAACACCATTCCAATCTTTACGTTGCATATAATTGACCTAGTTTTGCAACACTTGCTCAAACGTGGTGGTCTGCAGAGCCAGCAGAGTGTTAACGAAGAAAAGGCTAAGATGCTTTATGAAGCATTGGACCAACACTCAGATTTTTACAACTTGCCGGTTGACAAAAAGGTCAGATCGAAAATGAATGTAATTTTCACTTTGAAGAAGGATGGTTTGAATGATAAGTTTGTCGAAGAAGCTGCGAAATTGCGTTTGACAGGTTTGAAGGGACACAGAAGCGTTGGAGGATTCAGagcttccttgtataaTGCAGTGGACATTTC